From Candidatus Atribacteria bacterium ADurb.Bin276:
AGTTGCTCCACAATTAAAACACTCGCCGATAGTATAATCTTTTTCTTCGATACATCTTAAAAAAAGATAAGCAATATCGGCAGGATGTACATGGTGCAGAGTGCTAAAGCCTCCATCAAGGAGATAGATTTCCTTTTCATTCATGATGTCTTGTAAGGTTTTTAAGTTGTTGTCTCCAAAAGGAGTAATAAAAGGTTTTCCTGGCCCGGTTATATGAGTAGGATGGATAAGTGTTGCCTGGATATGACCTTCTTGTGTATAAGAAAGAAGAATTTTCTCGATATCAGCTTTTTTTTGAGCGTAATCATTCTGAGGATTACGCGGAGCTGTTTCTGGAGTTGGTATAATACGAGTTTTTCCGTATATCCAAGCAGTGCCGCAAGTTAGAAGATGGATATCTTCTTGATCAATTGTTTCTGCCATTATTTGTGCACTATCTGGTTCAAAACAAATGAGATCGACAATTATATCGGGTTCAAGATTGCTGATTCTTTCTTGCCAATTCCCATTTTTTTCATCTCTTTCCCGATCAATTTTTATCTGGTTTATTTTTTTCCAAATAAAAGAGCCCGGATAGGGTCTGGTAGTACCTCGTGAGAATACTGTAACCTCATAAC
This genomic window contains:
- the gmd gene encoding GDP-mannose 4,6-dehydratase: MKAKKVLVIGGTGHIGSYLVPLLMSRSYEVTVFSRGTTRPYPGSFIWKKINQIKIDRERDEKNGNWQERISNLEPDIIVDLICFEPDSAQIMAETIDQEDIHLLTCGTAWIYGKTRIIPTPETAPRNPQNDYAQKKADIEKILLSYTQEGHIQATLIHPTHITGPGKPFITPFGDNNLKTLQDIMNEKEIYLLDGGFSTLHHVHPADIAYLFLRCIEEKDYTIGECFNCGATHAMTFFGLGHYLAQLMGVEFHYKNISIEEYAENFSFPTMAADHVRQGCCVSMSKSFEILNYTPRYSPEDAVRETLNDLILQKKLIWSKTNEYLQRL